A genomic region of Exiguobacterium oxidotolerans JCM 12280 contains the following coding sequences:
- a CDS encoding aldo/keto reductase encodes MKTRLLGNTGIEVSEIGFGAWQLGNEKDWGEMADSDAVRLVEQAIDEECTFFDTAPNYGAGKSEELIGKAVKGKRDQIVISSKCGHHSNGEQNFEPKQLLLSVENSLRRLQTDYLDCLLLHNPSFATLTSESPQFELLERLKTEGKIRAFGASVDTGKEVKELLHRTNSQVIEVMFNMFHQEPAMAMKSAHQQGVGIIAKIPLDSGWLTGKYDRHSIFSGIRDRWSDEDIEKRAALVENVRSILGQDPSMVQAALQYILSYEEVSTTIPGAKNSKQLQHNLSASEGELSMGVLEEIRGLWENQIKNAKLPW; translated from the coding sequence ATGAAAACACGATTATTAGGAAATACCGGAATCGAAGTCTCGGAAATTGGTTTTGGTGCATGGCAGTTAGGCAATGAAAAAGATTGGGGTGAAATGGCCGACTCGGATGCGGTACGGTTAGTCGAGCAAGCAATCGATGAAGAGTGTACCTTTTTTGATACGGCACCTAATTATGGAGCTGGAAAAAGCGAAGAATTGATTGGGAAAGCAGTCAAAGGAAAACGGGATCAAATCGTGATTAGCAGTAAATGCGGGCATCATTCAAATGGAGAGCAAAATTTTGAACCGAAACAGCTCTTGTTATCAGTCGAAAACAGCCTACGTCGATTACAAACAGACTATCTGGATTGTCTTTTACTGCATAACCCTTCGTTTGCGACATTGACGAGTGAATCTCCACAGTTTGAATTACTCGAACGATTAAAAACGGAAGGTAAAATTCGGGCCTTCGGTGCTTCGGTCGATACGGGAAAAGAAGTGAAAGAACTCTTGCATCGTACAAACAGCCAGGTCATTGAAGTGATGTTCAATATGTTTCATCAGGAACCTGCAATGGCGATGAAATCAGCCCATCAACAAGGAGTCGGAATCATTGCTAAGATTCCGCTGGATTCGGGTTGGTTAACGGGAAAGTATGATCGACACAGTATATTCAGTGGAATTCGGGATCGCTGGAGCGATGAAGACATCGAGAAAAGAGCTGCGTTAGTTGAAAATGTTCGCAGTATCCTCGGTCAAGACCCGTCGATGGTGCAAGCGGCATTACAATATATTCTTTCGTACGAAGAGGTATCGACGACGATACCTGGAGCTAAAAACAGTAAACAATTGCAGCACAACCTATCTGCATCCGAAGGTGAGTTGTCGATGGGTGTCCTCGAAGAGATACGGGGGTTGTGGGAGAATCAGATAAAAAATGCGAAGTTACCGTGGTGA
- a CDS encoding DUF4230 domain-containing protein codes for MKKLIMNMFVVLLILGVIGAGAVFYFKPSLFSTTKSSDTALVKERLVELSEWTTLKYEYSKVIVSRSSKKVPFTDMKLAEAIKLIEYDGYLKAGTDLSKLQISYDETAKQLYVKVPNATILDNVADTDTAKVTDVKGNIFSDYQSQQIFDDINKEKRKIEEEKIEQGFLKEADERIKKLLTSFLKTNGYDDVTIELY; via the coding sequence ATGAAGAAACTAATCATGAATATGTTTGTTGTTTTATTAATTCTCGGAGTGATTGGTGCGGGAGCCGTTTTCTATTTCAAACCTTCTCTCTTTTCTACGACTAAAAGCTCTGACACTGCTCTTGTAAAAGAACGGTTAGTAGAATTATCGGAATGGACTACTTTGAAATATGAATACAGCAAGGTCATAGTCAGTCGAAGCAGTAAAAAGGTACCGTTCACCGACATGAAGCTAGCAGAGGCAATCAAACTAATTGAATATGATGGTTATTTAAAAGCGGGAACGGACCTTTCGAAATTACAGATCTCTTATGACGAAACAGCAAAGCAATTATACGTTAAGGTTCCGAATGCGACGATTCTTGATAATGTAGCGGATACAGATACAGCCAAGGTAACGGATGTCAAAGGGAATATTTTTTCTGACTATCAATCCCAGCAGATTTTCGATGACATTAATAAAGAAAAAAGAAAAATTGAAGAGGAAAAAATCGAGCAGGGTTTTTTGAAAGAAGCAGATGAACGAATCAAAAAACTATTAACCTCTTTCCTTAAAACAAACGGGTATGACGATGTGACGATTGAACTTTACTGA